The genomic segment ctgacaagacgcaaaactctgctcagatctgctcacgtcacgtacgtgttaacgtcacatacatgctccagtacaggaaaataaacaaacgtgggattatttccaatgcgtcggaccttcaagctgctctgacagctctaataaacttacaggagtctttccaccaaatgtacaggatatgtacagatagtattagtgaacagagaaggatctgtaattacctctatcacattttggatgcagcaattggtcggaggcgagccagacggctgtgaacgagacctgggagatctagtgatggtggagaactttgtggaaggagtagctgatgaaaatgtgtggcgtgaaaacttctgcatgcccaaagatgctcttatcgctttaagtgatggcgcctggctgcatacaatcgaatttcacacacttttgcgtcaccgtatgcagcagatttcctcccgaaaacgctcgtctaaacgaggaataaaaagtggggacgcaacgccacttttgcgtcttctgtcaAGActgtcctcgtgtgaacggggcctaggTGCTGGAGTGGGTGTTGATGAGTGGCCCAATTTAGACAATAAGTCTAATAGTGGGTCAGGATAACAATACAGCTTTGGTGCTGTGTATAAACATCTGTTACAACACTGTTCTGGGCAGCTGCACCACAGCTGTCTGTGCTCATCGCAGCCACTCAGGACGATGCTTGTGATTCCACCGGACAAGCTGCAGCGCATCCCACAAGTGTCCCTGAAGCTAAAAATACACACCTTGTGTATTTTTGATGGAGCTGTGGCTTGTGCACTGCTGTCATGAGAGCTCCACTTAAAATGAGAGCTCAGTGTAATCATTTAGCCATTTTGCATGTCACCTATTATACATGGAATAAATGAgtaatgtgcaaaataaaaaggttaaggTTAAACTTTATTGTCCCCAAAGGTAAATTTGGCTTGGGCACAGTGAATATTTgcttcataaaaaacatcacatcacacaacacaaaagaaacattacattacattgacAAGAACCTGAGAAGCATTAACATGGTACTACTTCACAAGAGGAAAAGGGCGTTACTGACAGCGCGGTACTTAGTTATCTGTAAGTTTAAGTGCTGATACGTCTTTTTCACATTGCTATATGTTAAATGAAGTGCCTGTGCTAAAGTGCCAGAATTTTTATTGCACGTTGCTCTATTGCACAAAGATTACATGtgatcacatttatttaaaggaGTAAAGACACAATTAGATGGGATCAAGATGTGATTTTAGTCAGAGGTTTTGTGTTACAGTTTCAGACACACGATCAGTCACCGGTTAGACCTGGAGTCGGTCTACAAACACGTTCTTCCAGGCTTTGGAAATCCAGAAGTCACGACTTTGCACTCTGAAGGGGGAGCTACTGTCGACTACATCTTCTACACCCCCAGACGCACGACGTATGATCAAAACGGTAGGAGAAAACGATGCTACGGACAGTGTTGCAGCTCTGAAAGAATTCACTTTGATAActtatttcttcttgtttttcttcttcctcagcTGGTGACTATGTGAGTGAGGGTCTGAAGCTGATtggctctctctccctcctatCAGAGGACGTTTTATGGTCATTGAGCGGTCTGCCCAGTCACATATTCCCCTCCGACCATCTCAGTCTGCTGGCCAAGTTCCAGCTGGACCTGAACGCTGTCTGATGGGAAACACCGGGCAAATTTAAAGCGATGTCAGAGGATGAGCATATTTCCGTTGAAATGGTTCTGGTCTTGCTCTGTACACATTTGGTTtgcgttttttgtgtttcacctCTGGCATCAAAGGATTATAGTTTTCTAACTGAATAGAAGTTTGTATTTTGTTCAAAAACACATGGTTTTAATCAGATAAATGACGAAGAGCTACGACTGAGATATGACAAATCTCATTAATAATGCTGTAAtactacattaaaaaaagtgattaatttaataatcacgAGTGTGATAAAACGCCGACCTGttcagctgttgtttttttattattttaaacctaatttacttttttttgattACGAGTGAgttctatttttttcagatggtaaaaatattgaataaatattttccattaatttgtggttcctgtgtgttttttctgctctttataactcattacagaaaacacagtttCCCTCCAGGCTCTTTTCTGGATTTATAAAGTTGCACAGTTAAACAAATCCACCAGCATCAAATCCTCCAGTCGGGCGTCTGGCTCCCTGTGTATCCTGTCAGGTCTTGTGCTGAGATTGTGACCTGAATGCTGGCTCTGCCCCTCCCACCCCACTACACCCAAGCACTCAGTTTGTCAGAAGGAAGacgtctgtgtgcatgtgtgtgtgtctggttggTGCATGAATGAATAATTCATTTAGATAGTTGAGTGTTCATGCATGATGGGGCTCAGTGAGAGAGCTTTGTGCTATGTGTGGGCTATAAAATGTCTGGAGAGGTGATTACCATCAGTAGGACGACTTTCACTCgctcctctttttctcctcgGTGTGCTATGTAAATATATCTGCAGAAATCCAATAATTCATATGTtgaatgtacagtcatggaaaaaattattagaccacccttgttttcttcattgcatttgttcattttaatgcctggtacaactaaaggtacatttgtttggacaaatataatgataacaacaaaaatagctcataagagattaatttaagagctgatatctagacatttccatggttttcttgttttatgattttgtttattatcaagaaaaccatgaaaaatgtctagatatcagctcttaaattaaactcttatgagcaatttttgttgttatcactatattcgtccaaacaaatgtacctttagttgtaccaggcattaaaatgaacaagaaattgaagatatATATCTGCAGAAATCCAATAATTCATATGTtgaatgtacagtcatggaaaaaattattagaccacccttgttttcttcattgcatttgttcattttaatgcctggtacaactaaaggtacatttgtttggacaaatataatgataacaaaaatagctcataagagtttaatttaagagctaatatctagaaatttccatggttttcttgttaatgattttgtttattatcaagaaaaccgtgaaaaatgtctagatatcagcacttaaattaaactcttatgagctatttttgttgttatcactatattcgtccaaacaaatgtacatttagttgtaccaggcattaaaatgaacaagaaattgaagaaaccaatggtctaatattattttccatgactgtattgagTAATTTAGTTGTGTCTTTATTCTCCCTGCAGCATCAAATGCATGCAAGTAAACTAAGTAGGTCAGTAGGGTTTTTATAGGTCATTAAGCCTTCTGTTTCTTTATCTCCCAAACACTGGTGGACAAGATGTTTGACATCTGGAATCCACTGGAAGGGAGGAGAGGGATTTGTTTATATTCACCAGACTTCTATCTCATAATTCACCAAGGCAACTGCCACAACATTAACAAATGCTTGTTTTAAGGAGCTCACATCTCTCCACTTTCTCTCATGTGGTTTTACAGTAGTACATTGTAACATGACAGTATTTCACCTCACATGCAGCCTTTTCagagttaatttattgtttttttattattatttaagtggTTCCTTGCTGACTGGAAAGCTGCTGCCATTAAGGCATATTAGCTGATTGCTGTGCTTGACTTACATTCATCAACCTGGGTATCCATTAAACTGCAGGACCCCTGAACATCTCTGAACATAAGTGCACATGCTGCCGGCATACTAAGGCTATTATTTATATGACTGCAGGAAGCTAAACACTGTGATGGATGGGATGATAATGAGTAAACAATGCcagtctttcttttttcctattTCAGAAGCTGTGACGTTTGATAGGTATTCTGAGATCCAGGTGAAACAAACTCTCCAGCTTGGTCCGACTTGAACACACAATATAGaattttcggtaacactttactataaccaactaagttatgtttatagatggtttataaaccaattattaaccatttactacatatttaatctttaaatgttttcaaccaatttgttaaatgtatatgaatcttttctaaatcatcaacatacttaatatggtgttaaaaatgttataatgagtgcaacttaaactattaataaactaatacttgtaatttaattgtttgttaatggtaaagtaactataaacctacattaatataccatctattagccatttataaatgatgtagttagttaaacattaataaaattatgtatttaacattctaaatggcctatatatggtttataaatgatgattaaacattaataaactatctgtttaccatttataaacgatggttattgtaaagtgttaccgaatttTCTGCTGCTAGGAATCTCTTTGTCAAGATAATAACAAAAGGAGTTTTCAGTAGTAGCATAGCAGAATTCTGGACCTCTATATGGGCCCCTTCCTGCATACATGGCTATTCATTCTACCACGTGAAAGCACTGTATATTCAGTCCCCAGTCCAACAGGTGTGACCTTTAGTGCCTGCAGTCAgcccaaaacaaacacacagaaattaaaactagtaaaaaacactaaataaagcagtttcatatttaaaatgagTGTTTCTCTGATACTGTAGGGACTGTGAATCGAGCTGCTGCCTTCCcttttgctcagcttgtttctctgataactcaAGATCTAGACGTCCAATGTCTAAAGTCCTTCATCcggttaatatttattatacactaccggtcaaaagttttagaacaccccaatttttccagttttttattgaaattcaagcagttcaagtcaaatgaacagcttgaaagggtacaaaggtaagtggtgaactgccagaggtaaataaaaaaacgtaAGCTAAACCAAAACTggaagataatgtacatttcagaattatacaagtaggtctttttcagggaacaagaaatgggttaacaacttaactctatggagtcttgggctattttgtccattttttaattcgtttcatgtctttgtaagtcattttgtgtcttttggtgtcttttttgtgtctttttttagtcctttagtccaacataaaatgtgattttgaatctttttttttactttcaaaacactatcatgctcaataaagaattttaaatgttgcaaatgtgcattaattttagagtacactgagacattaaactgcatcattttcaattaaattctggaaaagttggtgtgttctaaaacttttgaacagtagtgtatatatttatttatactagaggtgggggaaaaattgatacagcaaagtatcgtgatattttgcgtggtaatatgatattgattcatggccgccaagtatcgatctaagaaatctataggcaccatgtgcatcgtatcgtgttgggaagttgttgaggtaatgctgtaaaataaggcTATTTTTCATGTTACATTCAAAAAAATCGGCATTGAAGcataaagttgaggaaagtttgataaaatgctgcagttgttgtcgtccaacatgtttgatatcagttgagttcagtttgactgaatactttgttggtcagtctgtgggtttgactctcattgtggagaaataaaaagactgaagtgagatgaatagactgagaattttctcttattcgACAAAATAATTCTTGGTTGAATTGAATtttatggacacaaaatgcagttaaacagttaaatcgcaaaatattgtatcgcaatactcaccataacccaaaattcttaaaattacaatgatATCGTATCTTGaatcaagtatcaggataaaatcgtatcgtatcgctgattcacacctataatttatacacagttgctcataaagttggaataatttcgttttcagacacaatcctctgttaaatgtgttttcatgagattgattaataaagttttgagaagatatacactttatctgtgagtaataaatcacattgtcacaatcatttcatgtaaagaggtaaaaaatatttttattccaactttatggtcaATCGTATatataaagttggaaaaaagtCAAGACAACCATGACACTGGATTGGACACAAAGGTGATATGAAGTGATTGACGGGAAACTACATAAAACAGACTGATACCTTGAAGTTATGGATTTCTCTTAGATAGTTACATGTAAcaatgtaacataaaatataatacataacatacactaccggtcaaaagttttagaacaccccaatttttccattttttattgaaattcaagcagttcaagtcaaatgaacagcttgaaagggtacgaaggtaagtggtgaactgccagaggtaaataaaaaaaggtaagcttaaccaaaactgaaaaataatgtacatttcagaattacacaagtaggccttttttcagggaacaagaaatgggttaacaacttaactctatggagtctcggggTATTTTGTCCAtctttgaattcttttcatgtctttgtaagtcattttgtgtcttttggtgtctttttttgtcattttgtgtctttttttagtcctttagtccaacataaaatgtgattttgaatcttttttttattttcaaaacactatcatgctcaataaagaattttaaatgtgcattaatttcagagtagactgagacattaaactgcatcattttcaattcaattctggaaaagttggtgtgttctaaaacttttgaccagtactGTAGATCTGGTAGACATTTTTATGTGGAAATGGTACATTAAAGTGTTTAATTCGGTGTTTTGctgaacacagagacacatgctTCCCTTTTATGGAGCTGTTGCTGCTAAGTTTAGTTTGTATAAACCTGACAGGAAGCGTTAAAAGATGACCCAAGTCTGCTCTCGTCATCATTTGCCTCGGTGCCAAAAGCTGCCCTTCAGCTGAGGACACCCTGTGCTCAGTTTGAACTATTGGTTTACAGAAACCTGGCCCCAttccctgcctgcctgccaCCCAGCCTGCTGACAACTAATTACTAATTACAGCATGCTTCCTGATTAATCACTGAGTTTTTGGACCAAGACTGCTAAAATAAGGCCAAggtaataatagaaaaaacattcaataattttattatcacaaaattgaatcggaaaaacaaaactttgtgGCCACTTTGACCCTTTATTGTGATCCTGTAAACCAAGTCTTTTGGTACAAAACAGTTGTGTTATAgagcactgaaatgaaaatgaacaacACCTACTGTACATAAAAATGCTGGCTGCCGCAACATATTCAAAAACAGTGTGTGGTAAATATCCGTCAACTGGTGGTCATCAACACTGAGGGAAgtataaaatgacatttaaaaaaaatacaaaatgcagATAAAAGTGCAAGCGTCCTTACAACTTAGCTTAAGAGGAAGTTGTACCACTTAAGGCAAGTGAAATAACGGATAAAGTTgctacaaataaaagaaaaaatgcatacATTAAGCAGTTATACAGTACATATGAACTGACTTCTTTACACCTACATTAAATGTAGATCCCAGTCAGCTGTGTTGCCGATAGTCACCTAGATAATTGTCTTGTTTAGTATTCAGCAGCCAGAATAACCTGTTTCCCATATTATCACTTCATACACTTAAATATACGTTTGTATATCAATACCCATATTCAGTCTCGATAAGGTAGGTAGCATGCTAAACATGCTAGCATCTAGTGTCACAAAACTTTCTCACACTTTTCTCAACacaattttcagtattttggaAGAGCAGAGATTACGCTGCTTTGTATTCAGTTAGAGAGTGAGAATAATGGGGTGgatataaaaagtttttttctttgaattttCATACAAGGCACAAGGGTAGTGGTTTGCAAACTAGTGACTACACAAGCAATCGCTGCCCAGCAGAGCCTAAGTGGatttaaaattacattacatgtatTTGCACACTTACAGTACGACGCTACAGATTGCAGACGAGCCTTAAGAGCTTTTGTTGAACACAATAACACCACAAAAAACCTATGATATGTCCCGTAGCACATTTACACTGAGTGGTAGTCTCGCCCAGTGTCGAGGAAGAGTCACATTTCTCACTGtgttgagcagttttttaaaaatgtttacaaagtACTGCACTTTTGTCCCCTCTTTATAATTTAGGAACGCTGCCAGCACCAATTACTATGCACAGTAACTGCTCCAGAAAAAGCCTCGGACAACGCAGACATAGGGAAGCTGAATGAGGCGTTTGTTTTGAGAGGAAAGTTGCTGGTGACCTATTCAACATTGCATCCAGTGAATAGGCCAATGTGTACAAAGAAAGAACCTCAGTGAAACAAGTGTGTGGTACCTTGTAACTTTACAAGCAACATAAAATTCTTCTTCAGACTCGAATCTGGTATCCGTTTATATCTGCTGAGGATTTTTGCTCCAGAACCTTCTTCTCTCCAGAGGGACTGCAacgaaacacacacagatacagtcaAACATTTCACTTTAATGGTTGTATTTTTAGTCCTCGGGAGCACATGATTAATCATACCGTCTCTCCACGCGGCTGATCCTGCGTATGGGGCTGCCCGGTCCTCTGAGGGGGGAACCCATGCTGTTTCTCCTGTCTTTGGTGGGAGAGGGTGGTGCAGGCTTTCCAATCTGCAAGTACAATCACACATaatcaccagtggtggaagaagtattcagatcctttacttatgtaaaagtactagtaccacactgtgaaattactccactacaagtaaatgaatgtgtgtgtgaatgggtgaatgagtgtagtgtgtagtgtaaagcgctttggataaaagcgctatataagtgcacccatTTAAAAGTCCTggattcaaaacttactgagataaaagtacaaaagtatcagcatcaaaaagtatCAATAGTAAAAGTacgcagaatgaccccactcaggttgttagaaatattctaaatatattcttacattatttgtattgatgcatttatgtatgcattACATTCATTTCTTcgaggtagggctcattttagttttacttttaatatactgttttgatttaaatatataattatatatgatataataaaaaaacttcaacttaaaatttatcatgattttcatgtcaaaagtaactaaagctggcagctaaatgtagtggagtagaagtataaagttacatcaagTAGAAATACTTGAaagcacaagtacctcaaaattgtacttaagtacagtacttgagtaaatgcacttagttacattccatcactgatAATCAGACATCTTAATCAGAATCACATTAAGGGAACATTTCACTCACCAAATTCCCCATGAGTCAccttatattctttttttagacattttgtttttactgcataCCTTCACGGTGAACaaagaatttaattgaattgaagtaaataagcccttgttaaaaaacaatattaaaaaggaGGTTTCAAACTCAACTTGCACATAACTCGTGCAGTATAATCAGTCGTATATCAAAATCATACGCATTGGAAATTTCAACTGTGGAATTTCAACCTCTAACTGGAACAAAGTAATAGTTTTGCTATTAAACATGCCccctatttaatttaattcaagaatttcctcttcttttggattctttttttctccctggaGGCATGTGAGAAACATTTTCAAGAATTCAAATTAACACAGTGTGAgtgataaatataatgattctGTTTAAAACACCACATGTGGTGAGACACCTATCTGATGTCCTTGTAGTGCAGGGTTAGGCTCGGTATCAGTGGCTGAAATCTGtctgtatttttaatgtgattGTGCCGAGCACTCACTATAAAAGATCAGCTATTGATGGATTGGACACAAAGGTGAtatgatgttcatactactacatgcaacaacctattttaACCTATTCcacatgtttaaatatattttctccaatgtgcaatatctgtaaaatgaaaaaagtacaaaaaatatatatataataataaatgccaaatagcagaaatgaatgtatataatgtgcatagcttactgaagtaaaagtacaaaagtatcagcatcaaaaagtatTAATAGTAAAAGTacgcagaatgaccccactcaggttgttagaaatattctaaatatattcttacattatttgtattgatgcatttatgtatgcatCATATTAATTTCTctaaggtagggctcattttaattacttttaatatactgttatgatttaaatatataatttatataattatatatgatataataaaaaaacatctaatcacttaaaatttatcatgattttcatgtcaaaagcaTAGGTATCAGTGGCTGAAATCTGtctgtatttttaatgtgattGTGCCGAGCACTCACTATAAAAGATCAGCTATTGATGGATTGAGCCATGCATGAAGCACAGTGGAGCAGAGTCAAGCCATCACATTAGTTTTATTAAACAGAGCTCAGCATCAAGGCTGCCTTCATTATGTTAGCGTGAGAGGTGATGAGAGAGCATCGTTGGAAGGAAATCGCTACTCAAATAGCCGGGTCAACTCTGTGTCACTGTGCATGAAGAGGCAGCACGCCAGAAGAAATGTAATAAGTGGTTAATAGGAGCAGCCTTGTCCTGCTGAGGACAATTTATATTTATCATCGTTCTGTTTAGAGCTTCATCCGCTTGTTCTGGTGTCAGCAGTTCTGTACTGCTGTTCACAAGGCTCGTCTGTCTCACTGTGCCTACCTTCAGCCTCATGTCTCGAGTGTGTCTCTCCAGCTCCTTCCGCAGCTCCTCCTTGGTCAGCTTGTCTACGTCTAGTATCGAATGTTTCCACTCTATCTGCTCCACGCTGTGAGGGTCGTGGGACACGTACTGGCCGATCCTGACCTTGCGCAGGGTGTGCCAGTAGCCCCTGTAGGCTCCTTCGAATTCTTGCACCAGGTCCATCAGTGTCCGGAACTCCACGGGCTTGAACATGAGGTCCTCCCTCCGGCTGGTGCCCAGCGCACCGAAGCGCCCCCCGCTGTGAACTCCCAGCACAATGTGGTGGAAGTGGTTCCCTGAGAAGTGAGACTGAAAGCTGAGGGGGAAGCGCTCCACACCGGGCATGTTGTTGGTGAGGTAACTGTTCGAAGGTGGGTTAAGGGAAAAAATTGGCATTTCAGACCGTGTTGGAGCTATTTAGTTCTTGTTAgtatttagttgtctgtttagtttattattaacaatgagtattgtttgattattctagacgtttgtttattttgataatattttgttttgctagttaatttttagtttaatcatcattattgtttagcatatttagtttacatatcgttagcctcatagcataattgcctaagtcattttttggccaaattgtgatatctgcctaactttactctcctaccactgctgcatctttctgccttattgtcTATgttctcagccaatcagaatacttgttagagtccaaaatcactttctgccttagtcatctctttgacttaggcatttttgccgctacatacaaaccaaactacattatttctatgtaagagaaaaattgccttagtcagggcatattctgcctaagtcacttttatctgttatgaaaacaatgtgtttatttttttatgcaaacttgttcacacttctatttgaacttactgttacaatatcaattaaaaataccaatgggcttactaaaaattgtgttttttcttgttttccgaaaacattcaaatatgacttaggcaaatatgctatgaggctaacgatattatattttgtgttttatggaatttgggttggcaccatgggcacctgatgttatataggtaggtaggtaggtaggcagAGGGCCGTCATGCACCTGGGTGGGCCTATGGTTTTTTATCAGCGCGAAGATaggcagcaggagccatgtttctttgttcttttgtttgcttgctcacaatggacaaaataaacctTTGGATCGATCAATCATGCATGGACATCACCTTCTTTGCCTGCGTACACCACACGCtcatggtgcatcagtggcatttttttttttttttcagtttgttttaagtttaattttgttattttttcggaCAAAATTGCCACTACAGACCgtttaacagcagcagcacataatACAGCACTGTTCTGTTCCAAAATCactttactgctttatttgcaCTATCTCAGTTTACATCTGACCACGTTaggcatacagtcatggaaaaaaaatattggaccacttgttttcttcactttattgttaattttaatgtctggtacaactaaaggtacatttgttttgacaaatataatgataacaacagaaatagttcacaagagtttaatttaagagccattttccatggttttcttgataatgattttggttatcatcaagaaagccatggaaaatgtctagatatcagctcctaaattaaactcttatgagctatttttgttgttatcattatatttgtccaaacaaatgtacctttagttgtaccagacattaaaatgaacaagagaaATTAAAAGACAAAGAGTGGtccaaaagtttttttcatgactgtatattagacCTTCTGTATTATACAGATTCTATTCTAtaatatatatgtcatataccgcttatatatttaaatatatttattcattgatgttcatactactacatgcaacaacctattttaacctttttaacatgcttaaatatattttatccaatgtgcaatatctgtaaaatgcaaagtacaaaaaaaatatatatattaataataaatgccaaacagcagaaatgtatgtatataatgtgcatAGAATTAATGtgcatgcctttttttaatgttatgtcTGTCTTCTatatgtatgtgtctgtatcttgagctgctgtgacaactaaatatCCTCACTGCGAgatgaataaagtcatataTTATCTTATCTTCTCTTATTTGGAAAGGCAACCTACAAGAAGTCATTgcaatgaaaaatacaatacagtggAAGATAATATAGCATGCAACATGATCTG from the Centropristis striata isolate RG_2023a ecotype Rhode Island chromosome 16, C.striata_1.0, whole genome shotgun sequence genome contains:
- the vash1 gene encoding tubulinyl-Tyr carboxypeptidase 1; amino-acid sequence: MLRATVGSVEQRDEEPEDEGEEELRDGGVPFYVNRGGLPVDEETWERMWRHVARIHPHGEASGKEIRTATDLPKIPIPSVPTYQPTTTIPQRLEAIQKYIRELQYNHTGTQFFEIKKSRPLTALMDIAKEMTREALPIKCLEAVILGIYLTNNMPGVERFPLSFQSHFSGNHFHHIVLGVHSGGRFGALGTSRREDLMFKPVEFRTLMDLVQEFEGAYRGYWHTLRKVRIGQYVSHDPHSVEQIEWKHSILDVDKLTKEELRKELERHTRDMRLKIGKPAPPSPTKDRRNSMGSPLRGPGSPIRRISRVERRPSGEKKVLEQKSSADINGYQIRV